The Archangium lipolyticum genome contains a region encoding:
- a CDS encoding NADH-quinone oxidoreductase subunit A produces MDPTTNPLASYLPLAIVLLLAGVLALVIVQLAAMLGPRRPSAIKSTAFEAGSESSGPARQRFAVKFYVVALLFIVFDVEAVFLYPWAVNFQALGWFGYVEMLVFAATLVVGLIYIWKKGALEWEH; encoded by the coding sequence ATGGATCCCACGACCAACCCCCTCGCCTCCTACCTGCCGCTGGCCATCGTGCTGCTGCTGGCGGGCGTGCTGGCGCTCGTCATCGTGCAGCTGGCCGCCATGCTAGGCCCCAGGCGTCCGAGCGCCATCAAGTCCACGGCCTTCGAGGCCGGTTCCGAGAGCAGCGGTCCCGCGCGCCAGCGCTTCGCGGTGAAGTTCTACGTGGTGGCCCTCCTCTTCATCGTGTTCGACGTCGAGGCGGTGTTCCTGTACCCCTGGGCGGTGAACTTCCAGGCACTCGGCTGGTTCGGCTACGTGGAGATGCTGGTTTTCGCGGCGACCCTCGTGGTGGGCCTTATCTATATCTGGAAGAAGGGTGCTCTCGAGTGGGAGCACTGA
- a CDS encoding NADH-quinone oxidoreductase subunit B — protein sequence MAESDIAPVLTTRRDDAMGFFERMVSKGLGWARKYSLFTYPFATACCGMEFMSVSAARHDIARFGAEFPRFSPRQADMLMVIGTINLKQAPILKRVYEQMCEPKWVVAFGVCASSGGFYDNYAVLQGIDRVIPVDVYIPGCPPRPEQVLDGLKLLQDKIGNQTHKAGHRGPAPHDLVASQYNLAK from the coding sequence ATGGCTGAATCCGATATCGCCCCCGTACTGACCACCCGCCGCGACGACGCGATGGGCTTCTTCGAGCGGATGGTCTCCAAGGGCCTGGGTTGGGCGCGCAAGTACTCGCTCTTCACCTACCCGTTCGCCACCGCGTGCTGCGGCATGGAATTCATGTCCGTGTCCGCGGCCCGCCACGACATCGCCCGCTTCGGCGCCGAGTTCCCCCGGTTCTCGCCGCGGCAGGCGGACATGCTGATGGTCATCGGCACCATCAACCTCAAGCAGGCCCCCATCCTCAAGCGCGTGTACGAGCAGATGTGCGAGCCCAAGTGGGTCGTCGCCTTCGGCGTGTGCGCCTCGTCCGGTGGTTTCTACGACAACTACGCGGTGCTGCAGGGCATCGACCGCGTCATCCCGGTGGACGTCTACATCCCCGGCTGCCCGCCGCGCCCCGAGCAGGTGCTCGACGGCCTCAAGCTGCTGCAGGACAAGATCGGCAACCAGACGCACAAGGCCGGTCACCGTGGCCCGGCCCCGCACGATCTGGTGGCCAGCCAGTACAACCTCGCCAAGTAG
- a CDS encoding adenylate/guanylate cyclase domain-containing protein — MGKAIEAERRHNAVRLALVRLLGVSAILVISIYQARVQGLADWEVYLAPMAAYWLCTVATLVGVLRSAHVASWAGLSLAVVDAPAIYWLQHLAIPVSPSPGGVAGFTLGIYTALIVISALSLRRTVTFTVTGVAALAEWFLQAEASIGVGARLVGAVVLMMTAGAANYLFHRIRMLVSELTHEELQRAQLGRYFSPAVAERLQDLASPVSTPELREVTILFADLRDFTAFSERLSPESVVAVLNEYYGRMVEVVFRHGGTLDKFIGDALMVYFGAPLPEPEHARRAVECALEMMRELEAVNGERLARGEPGLRMGVGLHTGRVVLGNIGSTARRLEYTAIGDTVNLASRIEQLTKRLGTPVLVSRSTRDQAGEDFQWQELPPTPVAGKREPVSTFSPRPSPARGGSGAAA; from the coding sequence GTGGGCAAGGCCATCGAGGCCGAACGGCGGCACAACGCCGTGCGTCTGGCGCTGGTGCGCCTGCTGGGTGTGTCCGCCATCCTGGTCATCTCCATCTATCAGGCGCGGGTGCAGGGCCTGGCGGACTGGGAGGTGTATCTCGCTCCCATGGCGGCCTACTGGCTGTGCACCGTGGCCACGCTGGTGGGCGTGCTGCGCTCGGCACACGTGGCGAGCTGGGCCGGGCTGTCCCTGGCGGTGGTGGATGCGCCGGCCATCTACTGGCTGCAGCACCTGGCCATCCCCGTCTCCCCTTCTCCCGGAGGCGTGGCCGGCTTCACCCTGGGTATCTACACCGCGCTCATCGTCATCTCGGCCCTGTCGCTGCGCCGCACGGTGACGTTCACCGTGACGGGCGTGGCGGCCCTGGCCGAATGGTTCCTGCAGGCCGAGGCCTCCATCGGCGTGGGCGCGCGCCTGGTGGGGGCAGTGGTGCTGATGATGACGGCGGGCGCCGCCAACTACCTCTTCCACCGCATCCGCATGCTCGTCTCCGAGCTGACACACGAGGAACTCCAACGCGCCCAGCTCGGCCGCTACTTCTCCCCTGCGGTGGCCGAGCGCCTGCAGGACCTGGCCTCGCCGGTGTCCACCCCCGAGCTGCGCGAGGTGACGATCCTCTTCGCGGACCTGCGGGACTTCACCGCGTTCAGCGAGCGGCTCTCCCCCGAATCCGTGGTGGCCGTCCTCAACGAGTACTACGGCCGCATGGTGGAGGTGGTGTTCCGCCACGGCGGCACGCTCGACAAGTTCATCGGAGACGCACTCATGGTGTACTTCGGCGCGCCCCTGCCCGAGCCGGAGCACGCCCGCCGGGCCGTGGAGTGCGCGCTGGAGATGATGCGCGAGCTGGAGGCGGTGAACGGCGAGCGGCTCGCCCGGGGAGAGCCCGGCCTGCGCATGGGGGTGGGCCTGCACACCGGCCGCGTGGTGCTCGGCAACATCGGCTCCACCGCCCGCCGCCTCGAGTACACCGCCATCGGCGACACGGTGAACCTGGCCAGCCGCATCGAGCAGCTCACCAAGCGGCTCGGGACGCCCGTGCTCGTCTCCCGCAGCACCCGGGATCAGGCCGGCGAGGACTTCCAGTGGCAGGAGCTTCCCCCCACCCCCGTGGCTGGCAAGCGCGAGCCCGTCTCCACCTTCAGCCCGCGGCCCTCCCCCGCTCGCGGAGGCTCCGGGGCGGCGGCCTGA
- a CDS encoding NADH-quinone oxidoreductase subunit C — translation MDRVTAQFPEAVAERYLDRTGGAWAVIHAEHLPKVAAFLKNDLDFKLFTSIDAVDRLHLAENDPRFEVVYFIYSLSRHEHVRLKVRVSEANPELPSITPIFKGANWWERFVWDFYGIRFTGHPDLRRVLLYEEFQGHPLRKDYALRDRQPLIPERPIKDIFRGPGTSGVS, via the coding sequence CTGGACAGGGTCACCGCCCAGTTCCCAGAGGCGGTGGCGGAGCGCTACCTCGACCGCACTGGCGGCGCCTGGGCCGTCATCCACGCCGAGCACCTGCCGAAGGTCGCCGCGTTCCTGAAGAACGACCTCGACTTCAAGCTCTTCACGTCGATCGACGCGGTGGACCGTCTCCACCTCGCGGAGAATGATCCGCGCTTCGAGGTCGTCTACTTCATCTACTCGCTGTCGCGTCACGAGCACGTGCGCCTGAAGGTGCGCGTGAGCGAGGCCAACCCGGAGCTGCCCTCCATCACGCCCATCTTCAAGGGCGCCAACTGGTGGGAGCGCTTCGTCTGGGACTTCTACGGCATCCGCTTCACGGGACACCCGGACCTGCGCCGCGTGTTGCTGTACGAGGAGTTCCAGGGCCACCCGCTCCGCAAGGACTACGCCCTGCGCGACCGTCAGCCGCTCATCCCCGAGCGGCCCATCAAGGACATCTTCCGCGGCCCCGGCACCAGCGGCGTCTCCTGA
- the nuoD gene encoding NADH dehydrogenase (quinone) subunit D gives MADTHKPASPPAPEAPNPDIDAYAHEAELEAHLQTKRMYVNMGPSHPAMHGTVRMKVELEGENIAESDCEIGFLHRGFQKSCENVTWTQCLPYTDRLNYVSAMMNNFGFLNAVEKLIGLEIPERAQYIRVIGSELHRIHDHLTCVGATGMELGGFAPFLFAVEARELIMDRVAELTGARLTTNFGRIGGMNRDLPEGWIEKVHKTLDKVMELVAEIDGLLTRNRIFVDRTKDTGVISAEDAIDYGWTGPCLRACGINYDIRKAKPYWVYDRFDFDIPIGEKGDNFDRYLMRIEEMKQSERILRQALKTIPGGPIILDDWRIALPPKPEVYGTIEGVISHFKLVMEGIQVPAGEVYDATEAANGELGWYMVSDGGGRPYKVHVRAPGYPILSAVPYIIKGKMLADLIPTFDTINMIGGEVEQ, from the coding sequence ATGGCGGACACCCACAAGCCCGCGTCACCCCCTGCCCCTGAAGCACCCAACCCGGACATCGACGCCTACGCCCACGAGGCGGAGCTGGAGGCCCACCTCCAGACCAAGCGGATGTACGTGAACATGGGCCCCTCGCACCCCGCCATGCACGGCACGGTGCGCATGAAGGTGGAGCTCGAGGGCGAGAACATCGCCGAGTCCGATTGTGAGATCGGCTTCCTCCACCGCGGCTTCCAGAAGAGCTGCGAGAACGTCACCTGGACCCAGTGCCTGCCGTACACGGACCGGTTGAACTACGTGTCCGCGATGATGAACAACTTCGGCTTCCTCAATGCCGTAGAGAAACTCATCGGCCTGGAGATTCCGGAGCGCGCCCAGTACATCCGCGTCATCGGGTCCGAGCTGCACCGCATCCATGATCACCTGACGTGCGTGGGCGCCACGGGCATGGAGCTGGGCGGCTTCGCCCCGTTCCTCTTCGCCGTCGAGGCGCGCGAGCTCATCATGGACCGCGTCGCCGAGCTGACGGGCGCACGGCTCACCACCAACTTCGGCCGCATCGGCGGAATGAACCGCGATCTGCCCGAGGGGTGGATCGAGAAGGTCCACAAGACGCTGGACAAGGTCATGGAGCTGGTCGCGGAGATCGACGGGCTGCTCACGCGCAACCGCATCTTCGTGGACCGCACCAAGGACACGGGCGTCATCAGCGCCGAGGACGCCATCGACTACGGCTGGACGGGCCCCTGCCTGCGCGCCTGCGGCATCAACTACGACATCCGCAAGGCGAAGCCGTACTGGGTGTATGACCGCTTCGACTTCGACATCCCCATCGGTGAGAAGGGCGACAACTTCGATCGCTACCTGATGCGCATCGAGGAGATGAAGCAGTCGGAGCGGATCCTCCGCCAGGCGCTGAAGACGATCCCCGGTGGCCCCATCATCCTGGACGACTGGCGCATCGCGCTGCCGCCCAAGCCCGAGGTGTACGGCACCATCGAGGGCGTCATCTCGCACTTCAAGCTGGTGATGGAGGGCATCCAGGTGCCCGCCGGCGAGGTCTACGACGCCACCGAGGCCGCCAACGGCGAGCTGGGTTGGTACATGGTGAGCGACGGCGGCGGCCGGCCGTACAAGGTCCACGTGCGCGCCCCGGGCTACCCCATCCTGTCCGCCGTGCCCTACATCATCAAGGGCAAGATGCTGGCGGACCTCATTCCCACCTTTGACACGATCAACATGATCGGCGGCGAGGTCGAGCAGTGA
- a CDS encoding 2Fe-2S iron-sulfur cluster-binding protein, whose protein sequence is MSDNDTKKPTGDSQTPPKGAPSETREAPGSTPKHPPAGAKLDTPPAAHSAPTAPPPPPAPKPAGPPPPKNPGFVTCTIDGKEVVVKPGTNMIEAARMVGSDIPYFCYHPRLSIAANCRMCMVEASNAPKLVPACQTPLAEGQVIKTTTPKVKEQQRAVMEFLLLNHPVDCSICDQAGECKLQDYYMRYDYRPSRLEGGKALKNKRKVLGPRVVLDQERCIICSRCVRFMNEIPKEPQLGIFGRGSHEVIDTFPGSELNSNYSLNTVDICPVGALLSRDFRFRARSWFLSAAPSVCTGCSRGCNTYADFMGQDTYRYRPRENEAVNKSWMCDHGRSTYKNLNTSRVLSAVVGRQQGTGTARPEVARKEAIKAAAKALADVKGKVAVLASPVASNEDLLASLTFAKVSLGAKEVFVGGRPQGEADHYLLTADRNPNRKGLELIAQGLGLAVKPFDELVKGIDAGRVRSLYAVGTEVPVGEEAFAQAAAKLDVFVAQAMNESPVTAQATVLLPAAVHVEHDGTFVQVDGLIQRFRKAYPSKGDAAAHWALAAELTREMGGTAAWTSSRDVFRELGKQVSEFASFDWDKASPPDREKPGINPLPTAADGRPPGYREFGAPRVRGL, encoded by the coding sequence GTGAGCGACAACGACACCAAGAAGCCCACCGGAGACTCGCAGACGCCCCCCAAGGGCGCGCCCTCCGAGACCCGCGAGGCGCCCGGCTCCACGCCGAAGCACCCGCCCGCGGGCGCGAAGCTGGACACGCCTCCGGCCGCGCACAGCGCCCCCACGGCGCCTCCGCCGCCCCCGGCTCCCAAGCCGGCCGGCCCTCCCCCGCCGAAGAACCCGGGGTTCGTCACCTGCACCATCGACGGCAAGGAAGTCGTGGTGAAGCCGGGGACGAACATGATCGAGGCGGCCCGCATGGTCGGCTCGGACATCCCCTACTTCTGCTACCACCCGCGCCTGTCCATCGCGGCCAACTGCCGCATGTGCATGGTGGAGGCCTCCAACGCCCCCAAGCTGGTGCCCGCCTGCCAGACGCCGCTCGCCGAGGGTCAGGTCATCAAGACCACCACCCCCAAGGTGAAGGAGCAGCAGCGTGCCGTCATGGAGTTCCTGCTCCTCAACCACCCGGTCGACTGCTCCATCTGCGACCAGGCCGGTGAGTGCAAGCTGCAGGACTACTACATGCGCTACGACTACCGCCCGTCGCGTCTCGAGGGCGGCAAGGCGCTGAAGAACAAGCGCAAGGTCCTGGGGCCCCGCGTGGTGCTGGACCAGGAGCGCTGCATCATCTGCAGCCGCTGCGTGCGCTTCATGAACGAGATTCCGAAGGAGCCGCAGCTCGGCATCTTCGGCCGTGGCAGCCACGAGGTCATCGACACCTTCCCGGGCAGCGAGCTCAACAGCAACTACTCGCTCAACACCGTGGACATCTGCCCCGTGGGCGCCCTGCTCAGCCGGGACTTCCGCTTCCGCGCTCGCTCGTGGTTCCTGTCCGCCGCTCCGTCCGTGTGCACCGGCTGCTCGCGCGGCTGCAACACCTACGCGGACTTCATGGGCCAGGACACCTACCGCTACCGCCCGCGCGAGAACGAGGCCGTCAACAAGAGCTGGATGTGCGACCACGGCCGCTCGACCTACAAGAACCTCAACACCAGCCGCGTGCTGAGCGCGGTGGTGGGCCGCCAGCAGGGCACCGGCACCGCCCGTCCGGAGGTCGCGCGCAAGGAGGCCATCAAGGCCGCCGCCAAGGCGCTCGCCGACGTGAAGGGCAAGGTCGCAGTGCTCGCCTCGCCCGTCGCCTCCAACGAGGACCTGCTCGCCTCGCTCACCTTCGCCAAGGTGTCGCTGGGCGCCAAGGAAGTGTTCGTCGGTGGCCGCCCGCAGGGTGAGGCCGACCACTACCTCCTCACGGCGGACCGCAACCCCAACCGCAAGGGCCTGGAGCTGATCGCCCAGGGCCTGGGGCTGGCGGTCAAGCCGTTCGACGAGCTGGTGAAGGGCATCGACGCGGGCCGGGTGAGGTCGCTCTACGCCGTGGGCACCGAGGTGCCGGTGGGCGAGGAGGCCTTCGCGCAGGCCGCGGCGAAGCTGGACGTCTTCGTGGCGCAGGCGATGAACGAGTCGCCCGTGACCGCGCAGGCCACCGTGCTGCTGCCGGCCGCCGTGCACGTGGAGCACGACGGTACCTTCGTGCAGGTGGACGGCCTCATCCAGCGCTTCCGCAAGGCCTACCCCTCCAAGGGTGACGCCGCGGCGCACTGGGCGCTGGCGGCGGAGCTCACCCGAGAGATGGGTGGCACCGCGGCCTGGACGTCCTCGCGCGACGTGTTCCGCGAGCTGGGCAAGCAGGTCTCCGAGTTCGCCTCCTTCGACTGGGACAAGGCCTCGCCGCCTGACCGGGAGAAGCCGGGCATCAATCCGCTGCCGACCGCCGCCGACGGCAGGCCTCCTGGGTATCGTGAGTTCGGCGCTCCCAGGGTCCGGGGTCTCTGA
- a CDS encoding complex I subunit 1/NuoH family protein translates to MKRVTTILFWFGVMFGAFAVHMLLAYVLGGVVEGVFPGASRLTNMLILMLAFVMGTASLLTVAERKWSSLMQNRIGPNRARINLPGLKDKALVGIPHFLADGAKMLFKEDFIPATANKLLYNLGPMLAFAPVFALFAVVPAGPTVKVFDRTVDMVVATPDFGLLYVFAIASLAVYGTSLAGWSSNNKFALLGGVRAASQMISYEVALGLSLVGLMMAFSTVQLPVFVGNVANELGSGAAASGQAAYLWRFTPEGSAFDFGIPAWGFLLQPLGFFLFFAAAFAETKRAPFDTPEGESEIIGYFVEYSGMKFGMFMISEFVEIVVLSGLIVVLFFGGYHLPFGGEWLSNLAVMKEYGWLYGAVLGTVFWAKVMFFVWLQLAIRWTFLRFRYDQIQTLGWKILLPAGLINVFATGALVLWDPSLRALALFGILQIGVLVALTMSSAKKEEGTEGHGHGGHGAHGHGHDDAHGHGLPAHAHAAHAADSHPAGAHSGATAASH, encoded by the coding sequence ATGAAGCGCGTCACTACCATCCTCTTCTGGTTTGGCGTCATGTTCGGCGCCTTCGCCGTGCACATGCTCCTGGCCTACGTGCTGGGCGGCGTGGTCGAGGGCGTCTTCCCGGGCGCCAGCCGGCTCACCAACATGCTCATCCTGATGCTGGCCTTCGTCATGGGCACGGCATCCCTGCTCACGGTGGCCGAGCGCAAGTGGAGCTCGCTGATGCAGAACCGCATCGGCCCCAACCGCGCGCGCATCAACCTCCCGGGCTTGAAGGACAAGGCGCTGGTCGGCATCCCGCACTTCCTGGCCGACGGCGCGAAGATGCTCTTCAAGGAGGACTTCATCCCGGCCACGGCCAACAAGCTCCTCTACAACCTGGGGCCCATGCTGGCCTTCGCGCCCGTGTTCGCCCTGTTCGCGGTGGTGCCCGCCGGCCCCACGGTGAAGGTGTTCGACCGCACCGTCGACATGGTGGTGGCCACCCCGGACTTCGGCCTGCTCTACGTGTTCGCCATCGCCTCGCTGGCGGTGTACGGCACGTCCCTGGCCGGCTGGTCCTCCAACAACAAGTTCGCCCTGCTCGGTGGCGTCCGCGCCGCCTCGCAGATGATCTCCTATGAGGTGGCGCTCGGCCTGTCGCTGGTGGGCCTGATGATGGCCTTCTCCACGGTGCAGCTGCCCGTCTTCGTGGGCAACGTCGCCAATGAGCTGGGCTCGGGTGCCGCCGCCAGCGGCCAGGCCGCCTACCTGTGGCGCTTCACTCCCGAGGGCTCCGCCTTCGACTTCGGCATCCCCGCGTGGGGCTTCCTGCTGCAGCCGCTGGGCTTCTTCCTCTTCTTCGCCGCCGCCTTCGCGGAGACCAAGCGCGCCCCCTTCGACACGCCCGAGGGTGAGTCGGAGATCATCGGTTACTTCGTCGAGTACTCGGGCATGAAGTTCGGCATGTTCATGATCTCCGAGTTCGTGGAGATCGTGGTCCTGTCCGGCCTCATCGTCGTCCTCTTCTTCGGCGGCTACCACCTGCCCTTCGGTGGCGAGTGGCTGTCCAACCTGGCGGTGATGAAGGAGTACGGGTGGCTGTACGGCGCCGTGCTCGGCACCGTGTTCTGGGCGAAGGTGATGTTCTTCGTGTGGCTGCAGCTGGCCATCCGCTGGACGTTCCTGCGCTTCCGCTACGACCAGATCCAGACCCTGGGCTGGAAGATCCTCCTGCCCGCGGGCCTCATCAACGTGTTCGCCACGGGCGCGCTCGTGCTGTGGGATCCCTCCCTGCGGGCCCTGGCCCTCTTCGGCATCCTGCAGATCGGCGTCCTGGTGGCCCTGACGATGTCCTCCGCCAAGAAGGAAGAGGGCACCGAGGGCCATGGTCACGGCGGACACGGGGCCCACGGACACGGTCACGACGACGCTCATGGCCACGGCCTGCCCGCCCACGCGCATGCCGCCCATGCCGCGGACTCCCATCCTGCCGGTGCGCACTCCGGTGCCACCGCGGCCTCGCACTAG
- a CDS encoding NuoI/complex I 23 kDa subunit family protein, which yields MAYKATQDPRTDIRERSYLPELIRGLAITTRHFLRNLFGTREVGTPFEDRKSTSLITTVQYPEEKMPYPDGYRGLHRLVPRDDGKPRCVACYMCATICPAQCIYIEAGEYEVDSADASSRVIEKYPTQFVIDELRCIVCGLCVDACPKDAIRMDTYTHTPAEYNRQAFVYDIPKLLKGPAVSHPSDPWNKRTSSARPEHTHKEAHTRIGEGHEEHHGHAQLPAGHGHGEHAAPGGRTVVSNDGPVPVTKFLK from the coding sequence ATGGCTTACAAGGCAACCCAGGATCCCCGCACCGACATCCGCGAGCGGTCCTACCTGCCCGAGCTGATCCGCGGTCTGGCCATCACCACCCGGCACTTCCTGCGCAACCTCTTCGGGACGCGGGAGGTGGGCACCCCGTTCGAGGATCGCAAGAGCACCAGCCTCATCACCACGGTGCAGTACCCCGAGGAGAAGATGCCGTACCCCGACGGGTACCGCGGTCTCCACCGGCTGGTACCGCGCGATGACGGCAAGCCGCGCTGCGTGGCGTGCTACATGTGCGCCACCATCTGCCCGGCCCAGTGCATCTACATCGAGGCCGGTGAGTACGAGGTGGACTCGGCCGACGCGAGCTCGCGCGTCATCGAGAAGTACCCGACCCAGTTCGTCATCGACGAGCTGCGCTGCATCGTGTGCGGCCTGTGCGTGGACGCGTGCCCCAAGGACGCCATCCGCATGGACACGTACACGCACACTCCGGCGGAGTACAACCGGCAGGCCTTCGTCTACGACATCCCCAAGCTGCTCAAGGGCCCGGCCGTCTCCCACCCGTCCGATCCGTGGAACAAGCGCACGAGCTCGGCCCGCCCGGAGCACACGCACAAGGAAGCCCACACCCGCATCGGCGAGGGCCACGAGGAGCACCACGGCCACGCGCAGCTCCCCGCGGGCCACGGCCACGGCGAGCACGCCGCCCCGGGCGGCCGCACCGTCGTCTCCAACGACGGCCCGGTGCCCGTGACGAAGTTCCTCAAGTAG
- a CDS encoding (2Fe-2S) ferredoxin domain-containing protein translates to MKRYRLSVCKGSSCKAGGSDAVAAAARDELSTRRLQVRCELYRGGCYGFCHMGPNVVIREETGRKRDPLSPEDYQLMGWEGEAYYSHMTPEKMRRVVAEHIEQDKPVVELFGHPDEADD, encoded by the coding sequence ATGAAGCGCTACCGCCTCTCCGTGTGCAAGGGCTCGAGCTGCAAGGCCGGCGGATCCGATGCCGTGGCCGCGGCCGCCCGCGACGAGCTGTCCACACGGCGCCTGCAGGTGCGCTGCGAGCTGTACCGCGGTGGCTGCTACGGCTTCTGCCACATGGGGCCCAACGTCGTCATCCGCGAGGAGACAGGGCGCAAACGCGATCCGCTCTCCCCCGAGGACTACCAGCTCATGGGTTGGGAGGGCGAGGCGTACTACTCGCACATGACGCCGGAGAAGATGCGGCGCGTGGTGGCCGAGCACATCGAGCAGGACAAGCCCGTCGTCGAGCTCTTCGGCCACCCGGACGAAGCCGACGACTGA